A stretch of Sulfuricurvum sp. DNA encodes these proteins:
- a CDS encoding GGDEF domain-containing protein encodes MTINQIVRNTVERLKIEGKVWTPDVYSETFCSEAKKAGFAVEDCSGIDRFIPLMDKKTQEEVKQYRVKTAQELIRFLISKMSRMNPSEASVLVETLSSLTQVMAKSTDLLHNPDASALAKKTITILETQGGKTQIELLRQAWENFVTVYDDAFLTKLAQFGDVDKRNLKKTVEGLSGDAQINGGANYKEVASLIILGLSPSIAPKMSDDLSKLAQKVHEEPDYISHATFDNEIKTAIAMRIALDKKSVNELIRSLDELLGKLSAQLIDLIERSDISSVEIKSIKKDLEGLTADKTGDFKTAHKRLYSIASALEEKVEVLSKDLKSHNEQVVHMGTRIATLEAELAEANQASREDFLTKLYNKRAIDEFLLLKEADYERHGRHYCIAMFDLDHFKAVNDTYGHDAGDMVLKAFSRILKEEGRTNDIIGRFGGEEFLAILGDTNLEGAKNFANKVRLHVEEARFMYQEKRINLTVSVGIAERSSYASLNNTLLGADEQLYAAKKKGRNRVEPA; translated from the coding sequence ATGACGATTAATCAGATTGTACGTAATACAGTTGAGCGCTTAAAAATAGAGGGCAAAGTATGGACTCCCGATGTATACAGTGAGACTTTTTGCAGTGAAGCTAAAAAAGCGGGATTTGCAGTTGAGGATTGTAGCGGGATTGACCGTTTTATCCCTCTGATGGATAAAAAGACCCAAGAGGAAGTGAAGCAGTATCGGGTCAAAACAGCGCAAGAGTTAATCCGATTTTTGATTTCAAAAATGAGTCGTATGAATCCCAGTGAAGCATCGGTTTTGGTCGAAACATTGAGCTCTTTAACGCAGGTTATGGCAAAAAGTACCGATTTGCTACACAACCCTGATGCGTCGGCTTTGGCTAAAAAAACCATTACGATTTTGGAGACCCAAGGGGGAAAAACCCAAATAGAACTTTTGCGACAAGCATGGGAAAATTTTGTTACCGTCTATGATGATGCGTTTTTAACAAAACTTGCACAGTTTGGGGATGTTGACAAGCGTAATCTCAAAAAAACGGTAGAGGGATTAAGCGGTGATGCACAGATAAACGGAGGGGCAAATTATAAAGAAGTAGCATCGTTGATTATTTTGGGTCTTTCCCCCTCAATCGCCCCAAAAATGTCAGATGATCTCTCAAAACTTGCTCAAAAAGTTCATGAAGAGCCTGATTATATCTCCCATGCCACGTTTGATAATGAGATAAAAACAGCGATTGCGATGCGGATTGCATTGGATAAAAAAAGTGTCAATGAATTGATTCGTTCTTTGGATGAACTACTCGGAAAACTCTCCGCACAGCTCATTGATTTGATTGAACGAAGCGATATTTCCAGTGTAGAGATCAAATCGATTAAAAAAGATTTAGAGGGATTAACTGCTGATAAAACAGGTGATTTTAAAACAGCTCACAAACGGCTTTACAGTATCGCAAGTGCCTTAGAAGAGAAAGTGGAAGTGTTGAGTAAAGATTTGAAATCACACAACGAGCAAGTGGTTCATATGGGGACTCGTATTGCAACACTCGAAGCAGAATTAGCAGAAGCAAATCAAGCATCCCGTGAGGACTTTTTGACTAAACTGTATAACAAACGGGCAATAGATGAGTTTTTACTTCTAAAAGAGGCTGATTACGAACGTCACGGAAGACATTACTGTATTGCGATGTTTGATTTGGACCATTTTAAAGCGGTTAATGATACCTACGGGCATGATGCCGGTGATATGGTTCTCAAAGCTTTTTCACGTATTTTAAAAGAAGAGGGACGTACCAATGATATCATCGGACGTTTCGGAGGTGAAGAGTTTTTGGCAATTTTAGGAGATACGAATCTTGAAGGGGCGAAAAATTTTGCGAATAAAGTACGCCTTCATGTCGAAGAAGCACGTTTTATGTATCAAGAGAAACGAATCAACCTCACGGTGAGTGTCGGAATTGCTGAACGTAGTAGCTATGCATCGTTGAATAATACCCTTTTGGGAGCGGATGAACAGTTATATGCGGCAAAGAAAAAAGGGCGTAACCGCGTCGAGCCTGCATGA
- the lptE gene encoding LPS assembly lipoprotein LptE — protein sequence MKLVLALALALMISGCGYAPASHYAKNVVGESVSTEVVISMEDPQNTVIIKDAVDIAVITKFRTALVGKESSKTHLKFSITSVGFSPLRYDTNGYVITYRTTVSMGVGRTSLNTNENYHVSGMYDFDIKPNAIISDQARFEAIRQASQKGIDNFIAQVAAQGSRGESK from the coding sequence ATGAAGTTGGTACTTGCACTTGCATTGGCATTGATGATAAGCGGATGCGGTTATGCTCCGGCGAGTCATTATGCTAAAAATGTAGTCGGTGAAAGTGTTAGTACTGAGGTTGTTATCTCTATGGAAGATCCTCAAAATACAGTAATTATAAAAGATGCGGTAGATATTGCCGTCATAACAAAATTTCGCACGGCTTTAGTGGGAAAAGAGAGTTCTAAAACACACCTCAAATTTTCCATCACTTCGGTTGGATTTTCACCACTCCGTTATGATACGAACGGTTATGTTATTACTTACCGTACAACCGTTTCGATGGGGGTTGGTCGAACATCTCTAAACACAAACGAAAACTATCATGTCTCAGGAATGTATGATTTTGATATCAAACCCAATGCTATTATCTCTGATCAAGCCCGTTTTGAAGCGATACGTCAAGCATCACAAAAAGGGATTGATAATTTTATCGCACAAGTAGCGGCACAAGGTTCAAGAGGGGAATCAAAATGA